Proteins encoded together in one Gemmatimonadota bacterium DH-78 window:
- a CDS encoding ABC transporter permease — translation MADRARPPRGPWRDVLSDPWARSGLMILAAFALLAVAGPPLLLPEDAARTLSAAVANEPPSQLHPMGTDAIRTDVFERYLDGARATLGIGLFAGLGGALFGVMVGACAGFAGGWVDRVLMRSVDFFIALPKLVLLVALAAVHDLGPVSLGLFIALVQWPSLARIVRGDVVGIMQREFVVALRTLGLGSRRILVRHVIPNVQGPILVGAVLAVANALLIEAGLAFLGLGLDEGSWGGLVRSGRVLFPHWWIGGFAGASLVLVVVALNLVADAVRDAFDPRMEPRR, via the coding sequence GTGGCTGACCGCGCCCGGCCTCCGCGCGGCCCCTGGCGCGACGTGCTCTCCGACCCCTGGGCGCGCTCCGGGCTGATGATCCTGGCGGCCTTCGCGCTGCTCGCGGTGGCCGGTCCGCCTCTGCTCCTGCCGGAGGATGCCGCCCGCACCCTGTCGGCCGCCGTCGCGAACGAGCCGCCGTCGCAACTGCACCCGATGGGCACCGACGCCATTCGGACCGACGTCTTCGAGCGCTACCTCGACGGGGCGCGGGCCACCCTCGGGATCGGGCTCTTCGCCGGGCTCGGCGGAGCTCTGTTCGGGGTGATGGTGGGCGCCTGCGCGGGCTTCGCCGGCGGCTGGGTCGACCGCGTGCTCATGCGCTCGGTCGACTTCTTCATCGCCCTCCCGAAGCTCGTGCTGCTCGTGGCGCTCGCCGCCGTGCACGATCTCGGCCCGGTCTCGCTGGGCCTGTTCATCGCGCTGGTCCAGTGGCCCTCGCTCGCCCGCATCGTACGGGGTGACGTCGTCGGCATCATGCAACGGGAGTTCGTGGTGGCGCTGCGCACCCTGGGCCTGGGCTCGCGCCGGATTCTCGTGCGCCACGTGATCCCCAACGTACAGGGCCCGATCCTCGTCGGAGCCGTGCTCGCGGTTGCGAACGCCCTGCTCATCGAGGCGGGTCTCGCCTTTCTCGGACTCGGTCTCGACGAGGGGTCGTGGGGCGGGCTGGTGCGGAGCGGACGGGTGCTGTTCCCCCACTGGTGGATCGGCGGCTTCGCCGGCGCCTCGCTGGTGCTGGTGGTGGTCGCCCTCAACCTCGTGGCCGACGCCGTCCGCGACGCCTTCGACCCGCGCATGGAGCCGCGGCGATGA
- a CDS encoding ABC transporter permease, translated as MLTYLARRLLVALLLAFGVATVTFALVWFAPGDDRAELLLRGVDTGPTFAAEPPLLEAYGEWLGGLVRGDLGRSRTRGPVAERYLDVLPHTAALSLAGLALAILFGVGTGVLQAARRGSLTDRVLGITTAVFYAAPSFWVGILLAGVFVYLPIQSGRAPLLPLSGVAPAGGARGVLDFVPYLVLPALTLGLVLGAGIARFTRTSMLEVLEQDYVRAARARGIGESRVLARYGLRTALLPLISLLGVYLPLLLTGAVFVEVVFERIGVGRTMVDAIARQDLPMVVGGALLFGFATVAGNLVADLLYGWADPRIGDASRG; from the coding sequence GTGCTGACCTACCTGGCGCGCCGCCTGCTGGTGGCGCTCCTGCTGGCCTTCGGCGTCGCGACCGTCACCTTCGCGCTGGTCTGGTTCGCTCCGGGGGACGACCGCGCCGAGCTGCTGCTCCGGGGGGTGGACACCGGTCCGACATTCGCGGCGGAGCCGCCGCTGCTGGAGGCCTACGGCGAATGGCTGGGCGGACTCGTGCGGGGCGACCTCGGTCGCTCCCGCACCCGCGGGCCCGTCGCCGAGCGCTACCTCGACGTGCTGCCCCACACGGCGGCGCTCTCGCTCGCAGGGCTGGCGCTCGCGATCCTGTTCGGAGTGGGGACCGGCGTGCTGCAGGCGGCCCGCCGAGGGTCGCTGACGGATCGCGTGCTCGGCATCACGACGGCCGTCTTCTACGCCGCGCCTTCGTTCTGGGTGGGCATCCTGCTGGCGGGTGTATTCGTCTACCTGCCGATCCAGAGCGGAAGGGCACCCCTCCTCCCGCTGTCCGGCGTGGCCCCCGCGGGGGGCGCTCGAGGGGTGCTCGACTTCGTGCCCTACCTCGTGCTCCCCGCCCTCACCCTCGGGTTGGTGCTGGGCGCGGGCATCGCCCGCTTCACCCGGACGAGCATGCTCGAGGTGCTCGAACAGGACTACGTGCGCGCCGCTCGCGCGCGGGGTATCGGTGAATCGAGGGTGTTGGCCCGCTACGGACTCCGCACTGCGCTCCTCCCCCTCATCTCGCTGCTCGGCGTCTACCTTCCGCTCCTCCTGACCGGAGCCGTATTCGTGGAGGTGGTGTTCGAGCGCATCGGTGTGGGCCGCACGATGGTCGACGCCATCGCCCGCCAGGATCTACCGATGGTGGTGGGCGGTGCGCTGCTCTTCGGCTTCGCCACCGTGGCCGGAAACCTCGTGGCCGACCTGCTCTACGGCTGGGCCGATCCCCGCATCGGCGATGCGTCGCGTGGCTGA
- a CDS encoding ABC transporter substrate-binding protein, which translates to MAHRRSAAPIAIGTLTLLAACGGDAPGAAEAGPLALASDVPFCQSVVEAVHAYYESESAANPMPDDPRYGGTVVVAGGGDLLGGLISLKTRDQTTQETELYLFHTSLLRLDADLALQPYLAESWEEEADGTGVTFRLREDMRWHDGESVTAEDVAFTFDRAMDPAVAFVNDSWFHAMSRDRIEVVDDFTIRFTYPPHAESLHPFANLAIMPEHLLGDVPPEDLGEHPFATECPVGSGPYLFESMRLGDQWTFRGNPGFPADLGGRPMIDRYVYRVITNSATRAGELAAAGVDVALSLAPPDAPMVEGNSSLRLMAAPSRSYAFVAWNPGLPQLSDVRVRRALAMATDRSGVVQTLRGEYGSVAETGVPSFHWAYETGLDGPAYDPDAARALLEEAGWVDRDGDGVRENADGLPLRLEAMTNANTERESIGRVLADQLADVGVAFDFEVMEMGALQARVMSPGQRDFGAFIMGWAPDFNIDETTFFHTDATDHPYGWSALSDPELDRLLDTLPLIPTREEARPLWAEYQRRIVELQPFMYLYFSDRLNGVAGDLEGVEFDIRGDLMGVSSWYRNPDAR; encoded by the coding sequence ATGGCACACCGACGTTCGGCCGCTCCGATCGCGATCGGGACTCTCACCCTTCTGGCGGCTTGCGGCGGCGACGCCCCGGGAGCCGCCGAAGCCGGTCCGCTGGCGCTCGCCTCGGACGTACCCTTCTGCCAGTCGGTGGTGGAGGCGGTGCACGCCTACTACGAGTCCGAGTCGGCCGCCAACCCGATGCCCGACGACCCGCGCTACGGTGGCACGGTGGTGGTGGCGGGGGGCGGGGATCTGCTCGGTGGACTGATCTCGCTGAAGACGCGTGATCAGACGACGCAGGAGACCGAGCTGTACCTCTTCCACACCAGCCTGCTTCGGCTCGATGCGGACCTCGCGCTTCAGCCCTACCTCGCCGAGTCGTGGGAGGAGGAGGCCGATGGAACGGGTGTCACCTTCCGGCTGCGAGAAGACATGCGGTGGCACGACGGCGAATCGGTGACGGCGGAGGATGTGGCCTTCACCTTCGATCGAGCCATGGACCCGGCGGTTGCGTTCGTGAACGATTCCTGGTTTCACGCCATGAGCCGGGACCGCATCGAGGTGGTGGATGACTTCACGATTCGCTTCACCTACCCACCGCACGCCGAGTCGCTTCACCCCTTTGCGAACCTCGCGATCATGCCGGAGCACCTCCTCGGTGACGTGCCGCCCGAGGACCTTGGGGAGCATCCCTTCGCAACCGAGTGTCCTGTCGGTTCGGGTCCGTATCTCTTCGAATCGATGAGACTCGGTGATCAGTGGACGTTCCGAGGGAATCCCGGCTTTCCAGCCGACCTCGGCGGCCGGCCCATGATCGATCGCTATGTCTACAGGGTGATTACCAACTCTGCGACGAGAGCCGGGGAACTGGCCGCTGCCGGTGTCGATGTCGCCCTCTCTCTGGCACCCCCCGACGCCCCGATGGTGGAGGGGAACTCGTCGCTGAGACTGATGGCGGCGCCTTCGCGCTCGTACGCCTTCGTGGCGTGGAATCCCGGCCTGCCGCAGCTCTCCGACGTTCGTGTGCGCCGGGCTCTGGCCATGGCGACGGATCGATCGGGCGTCGTCCAAACGCTCCGGGGTGAGTACGGATCGGTAGCGGAGACCGGTGTGCCAAGCTTTCACTGGGCCTACGAAACCGGCCTCGATGGCCCTGCCTACGACCCGGACGCCGCGAGGGCGCTTCTGGAGGAGGCGGGTTGGGTCGATCGCGATGGCGATGGAGTTCGCGAGAACGCCGACGGGCTTCCCCTTCGCCTCGAGGCGATGACCAACGCGAACACCGAGCGCGAAAGCATCGGCCGTGTGCTGGCCGACCAGCTGGCCGACGTCGGCGTCGCGTTCGACTTCGAGGTGATGGAGATGGGCGCGCTGCAAGCGCGAGTCATGTCGCCGGGTCAGCGCGACTTCGGAGCCTTCATCATGGGCTGGGCTCCGGACTTCAATATCGACGAGACCACCTTCTTCCATACGGACGCCACGGACCATCCGTACGGCTGGTCGGCCCTCTCCGACCCCGAACTCGATCGGCTGCTCGACACGCTGCCGCTCATTCCGACCCGTGAAGAGGCGCGCCCGCTCTGGGCCGAGTACCAGCGGCGCATCGTCGAGCTGCAGCCCTTCATGTATCTGTACTTCTCCGATCGGCTGAACGGGGTGGCGGGCGATCTCGAGGGCGTGGAGTTCGACATCCGCGGCGATCTGATGGGCGTGTCGTCGTGGTACCGGAATCCGGACGCGCGCTGA
- a CDS encoding biotin/lipoate A/B protein ligase family protein, translated as MTEPLRWRVREDPPASAARNMAVDHALAVSLPSGMGVLRFYRWAAPTLSFGRNEPTEGRWSTAALSSEGVEVVRRPTGGRAVLHHRELTYAVVVPAGGPGSMRGLYGRVNAALVRALRAFGVAAELAPRQARAAPPDAGPCFELPAEGEVVAGGAKLVGSAQVRLEGRLLQHGSILLADDQHRLGRLAAEPVSVSDGAVTSLERCLGRVPEVAELIEVLRPALAEGLGGDWHCADTEHTLGESLLTRLEAHYRSPTWIWRR; from the coding sequence GTGACGGAGCCGCTCCGGTGGAGGGTGCGGGAGGATCCGCCCGCGTCCGCCGCACGCAACATGGCCGTCGACCACGCCCTGGCGGTCTCCCTCCCCTCGGGGATGGGGGTGCTGCGCTTCTATCGCTGGGCCGCCCCCACCCTCTCGTTCGGTCGCAACGAGCCCACGGAGGGTCGCTGGAGCACGGCCGCCCTGTCGTCGGAGGGGGTCGAGGTGGTGCGCCGCCCCACCGGCGGGCGGGCCGTGCTGCACCATCGCGAACTCACCTACGCGGTGGTCGTGCCCGCCGGGGGTCCCGGAAGCATGCGCGGGCTCTACGGTCGGGTGAACGCCGCCCTCGTGCGGGCGCTGCGTGCCTTCGGGGTGGCGGCCGAGCTCGCCCCTCGACAGGCGCGCGCGGCTCCACCCGACGCGGGTCCCTGCTTCGAACTGCCCGCGGAGGGCGAGGTGGTGGCGGGTGGTGCGAAGCTGGTGGGCAGCGCTCAGGTGCGACTCGAGGGGCGGTTGCTTCAGCACGGGTCGATCCTTCTGGCGGACGATCAGCACCGCCTCGGCCGGCTGGCCGCCGAGCCCGTGTCCGTCTCCGACGGGGCGGTCACGAGCCTGGAGCGGTGCCTCGGGCGGGTGCCGGAGGTGGCCGAGTTGATCGAGGTTCTGCGCCCCGCCCTGGCCGAGGGATTGGGGGGAGACTGGCACTGTGCCGATACTGAGCACACCTTGGGCGAGTCCCTCCTGACTCGGCTCGAGGCCCACTACCGGTCTCCCACCTGGATCTGGCGCCGCTGA
- a CDS encoding metal-dependent hydrolase — MATLTWHGHATCSIETDDGTRLVIDPFFGDNPATDLTVDEVEADYILVTHGHFDHFADCIPLAKRTGATVISTFEIVAFCQEQGVEKGHGMNIGGGFDFPFGRVKMTPALHTGSVAGDESGTHTTDCGGFLLTLGESRLYHAGDTALIMDLQLLRGQVDVAMLPIGDNFTMGPDDAARAVDFVQPEVVIPIHYGTWPVIEQDPERFRELVGATARVEVLEPGGRFEL; from the coding sequence ATGGCGACGCTGACCTGGCACGGTCACGCCACCTGCAGCATCGAGACCGACGACGGCACTCGACTGGTGATCGACCCCTTCTTCGGCGACAACCCCGCGACGGATCTCACCGTCGACGAGGTGGAAGCCGACTACATCCTGGTCACGCACGGCCACTTCGATCACTTCGCCGATTGCATCCCGCTCGCGAAGCGCACCGGCGCGACGGTGATCTCCACCTTCGAGATCGTCGCCTTCTGCCAGGAGCAGGGGGTGGAGAAGGGCCACGGCATGAACATCGGTGGCGGGTTCGACTTCCCCTTCGGTCGGGTGAAGATGACGCCGGCCCTGCACACCGGCTCGGTGGCCGGCGATGAATCGGGCACCCACACCACCGACTGCGGGGGCTTTCTGCTCACCCTCGGCGAGTCGCGGCTGTATCACGCGGGCGACACGGCGCTGATCATGGACCTTCAGCTGCTGCGGGGGCAGGTGGACGTGGCAATGCTGCCCATCGGCGACAACTTCACGATGGGGCCGGACGACGCGGCGCGGGCGGTGGACTTCGTGCAGCCGGAGGTGGTGATTCCGATCCACTACGGCACCTGGCCGGTGATCGAGCAGGATCCCGAGCGGTTCCGGGAGCTGGTCGGCGCCACCGCCCGGGTGGAAGTGCTCGAGCCCGGGGGCCGCTTCGAGCTCTGA
- the gcvP gene encoding aminomethyl-transferring glycine dehydrogenase encodes MALNIDTRSGFAERHIGPSDDDIREMLDSLGLDSLDTLVRETVPASIAREELLDLPEALDESALLERLREIAAKNRVMRSYIGMGYHGTLVPGVIQRNILENPGWYTQYTPYQAEIAQGRLEALLNFQTVLIDLTGLEIANASLLDEGTAAAEAMSMFAGETKEDRDLFFVSDACHPQTIAVVQTRAEPLGIRVEVGDWQSFTPGDDCIGALLCYPATDGGVHDYAALVERVHAVGGFVAVVADLLALTLLTPPGEWGADVVVGNSQRFGVPMGYGGPHAGFMSARDRFKRRMPGRIIGVSVDTHGNRALRMALQTREQHIRREKATSNICTAQVLLAVMAGMYAVYHGPEGLRAIAERVRNQTAVLGAGLRRLGHTLAHGGVFDTLRVTPQGRTASEVLDQARELGINLRDFGDGSVGVALDQTVSAADVDDLFRAFNGGHAPDFSASDLAAEVEPESFPEGLERTSSYLEHPVFHRYRSETEMLRYMHRLESRDLSLNTSMIPLGSCTMKLNATTQMAGVTWPEFGSLHPFVPADQAQGYAELFGELERWLGEIAGLPAVSLQPNSGAQGEYAGLQVIRAYHLDRGEDHRNVCLIPSSAHGTNPASAVMSGMKVVVVKVDDSGSIDLDDLVAKADAHADHLAAIMVTYPSTHGVFEEEIRQVCDIVHERGGMVYLDGANLNAQVGLARPGDYGADVCHINLHKTFAIPHGGGGPGMGPICANEKLAPFLPGHPVVRTGGDRAIGPISAAPWGSASILVISWAYIALLGPRGLRRSSEVAILNANYMAGRLEDRFEVLFRGRRGRVAHEFILDLRPFRRTAQVTEEDVAKRLQDYGFHGPTMSWPVVGTIMVEPTESESRSELDRFCDALLAIRDEIEEIAEGAMDASDNALKNAPHTAAVVTADEWSHPYSRARAAFPAAWTRDYKFWPTTGRVDNAYGDRNLVCACPPIEEYADPPVAAD; translated from the coding sequence ATGGCGCTGAACATCGACACCCGCTCGGGCTTCGCCGAGCGTCACATCGGACCCTCCGACGACGACATCCGGGAGATGCTCGACAGCCTCGGTCTCGACTCGCTCGACACTCTGGTGCGCGAGACCGTCCCCGCGTCGATCGCCCGCGAGGAGTTGCTCGACCTGCCCGAGGCGCTCGACGAGTCGGCGCTGCTCGAGCGACTGCGGGAGATCGCCGCAAAGAACCGGGTGATGCGGTCGTACATCGGCATGGGCTACCACGGCACCCTCGTGCCCGGCGTGATCCAGCGAAACATCCTGGAGAACCCCGGCTGGTACACGCAGTACACGCCCTACCAGGCCGAGATCGCCCAGGGACGACTCGAGGCGCTCCTGAACTTCCAGACCGTGCTGATCGATCTCACCGGTCTGGAGATCGCCAATGCCTCGCTCCTCGACGAGGGCACGGCGGCGGCGGAGGCGATGAGCATGTTCGCGGGCGAGACGAAGGAAGACCGCGATCTCTTCTTCGTGTCGGACGCCTGTCATCCGCAGACGATCGCGGTGGTGCAGACCCGGGCCGAGCCACTGGGCATCCGGGTGGAGGTGGGGGACTGGCAGTCGTTCACGCCGGGCGACGACTGCATCGGTGCGCTGCTCTGCTATCCGGCTACCGACGGCGGCGTACACGACTACGCCGCCCTCGTCGAGCGGGTGCACGCGGTCGGGGGGTTCGTGGCGGTCGTGGCCGATCTCCTCGCGCTCACGCTCCTGACGCCTCCCGGGGAATGGGGCGCCGACGTGGTGGTGGGCAACAGCCAGCGCTTCGGGGTGCCGATGGGCTACGGCGGCCCTCACGCCGGCTTCATGTCGGCCCGCGACCGGTTCAAGCGGCGCATGCCGGGCCGAATCATCGGCGTGTCGGTCGACACGCACGGCAATCGGGCCCTGCGCATGGCGCTTCAGACCCGGGAGCAGCATATCCGACGCGAGAAGGCCACCTCGAACATCTGCACCGCGCAGGTGCTCCTCGCGGTCATGGCCGGCATGTACGCCGTCTACCACGGCCCCGAGGGACTCCGTGCGATCGCGGAGCGGGTGCGGAATCAGACCGCGGTGCTCGGCGCGGGGTTGCGCCGACTCGGTCACACCCTCGCGCACGGCGGCGTGTTCGACACGCTGCGCGTGACGCCGCAGGGGCGCACGGCCTCCGAGGTGCTCGATCAGGCGCGCGAGCTGGGCATCAATCTGCGCGACTTCGGCGACGGCTCGGTGGGTGTGGCGCTCGACCAGACCGTCTCCGCCGCCGACGTCGACGATCTCTTCCGCGCCTTCAACGGGGGGCACGCTCCGGACTTCTCGGCGAGCGATCTCGCGGCCGAGGTCGAGCCGGAGTCGTTTCCCGAGGGCCTCGAGCGCACGTCGAGCTACCTCGAGCACCCCGTCTTCCATCGGTATCGATCGGAGACGGAGATGCTGCGCTACATGCACCGCCTCGAGTCGCGCGACCTGTCGCTCAACACGAGCATGATCCCCCTGGGGTCGTGCACGATGAAGCTCAACGCCACCACTCAGATGGCCGGGGTGACGTGGCCCGAGTTCGGGAGCCTGCACCCCTTCGTGCCGGCGGATCAGGCGCAGGGCTACGCCGAGCTCTTCGGCGAGCTGGAGCGCTGGCTGGGCGAGATCGCCGGCCTGCCGGCGGTGTCGCTGCAGCCCAACTCCGGCGCCCAGGGGGAGTACGCGGGACTCCAGGTGATCCGGGCCTACCACCTCGACCGGGGCGAGGATCACCGCAACGTCTGCCTGATCCCCTCGTCGGCGCACGGCACCAACCCGGCGAGCGCGGTGATGTCGGGCATGAAGGTGGTGGTGGTGAAGGTCGACGACTCCGGCTCGATCGATCTCGACGACCTCGTGGCCAAGGCCGACGCCCACGCCGACCATCTCGCCGCCATCATGGTCACCTATCCCTCCACGCACGGGGTGTTCGAGGAGGAGATCCGCCAGGTGTGCGACATCGTGCACGAGCGCGGCGGCATGGTCTACCTCGACGGTGCGAATCTGAACGCCCAGGTCGGACTGGCCCGGCCGGGTGACTACGGGGCCGATGTCTGCCACATCAACCTGCACAAGACCTTCGCCATTCCGCACGGCGGCGGCGGCCCCGGCATGGGGCCGATCTGCGCCAACGAGAAGCTGGCGCCCTTCCTGCCCGGGCACCCGGTGGTGCGCACCGGGGGCGATCGTGCGATCGGCCCGATCTCGGCCGCGCCGTGGGGGAGCGCCAGCATCCTGGTGATTTCGTGGGCCTACATCGCCCTGCTCGGGCCGCGCGGACTCCGCCGGTCGAGCGAGGTGGCGATCCTGAACGCGAACTACATGGCCGGACGCCTGGAGGACCGCTTCGAGGTGCTCTTCCGCGGGCGGCGCGGACGCGTGGCCCACGAGTTCATTCTCGATCTGCGCCCGTTCCGCCGCACGGCGCAGGTGACCGAGGAAGATGTGGCGAAGCGGCTCCAGGACTACGGGTTCCACGGCCCGACCATGTCGTGGCCGGTGGTCGGCACGATCATGGTCGAGCCGACCGAGTCGGAGTCGCGTTCCGAACTCGACCGCTTCTGTGATGCCCTGCTCGCGATCCGCGACGAGATCGAGGAGATCGCCGAGGGCGCGATGGATGCGTCGGACAACGCGCTCAAGAATGCCCCGCACACCGCGGCGGTGGTGACGGCCGACGAGTGGTCCCACCCCTACTCGCGCGCGCGAGCCGCCTTCCCGGCGGCCTGGACCCGCGACTACAAGTTCTGGCCCACGACCGGCCGCGTGGACAACGCGTACGGCGATCGGAACCTGGTGTGCGCCTGTCCGCCGATCGAGGAGTACGCGGACCCCCCGGTCGCGGCCGACTGA
- the gcvH gene encoding glycine cleavage system protein GcvH codes for MSDIPSGLLYTAEHEYLRKAEDGVYTVGITDYAQGELGDIVFIELPAAGDSFDRMDTFGTIEAVKAVSDLFCPVKAEVVEVNPALDDDPSLVNSDPYGAGWMIKLRVADESDLEGLMDHEGYASHVGE; via the coding sequence ATGTCCGATATCCCCTCTGGACTGCTGTACACGGCGGAGCACGAGTACCTCCGCAAGGCCGAAGACGGTGTCTACACGGTGGGCATCACCGATTACGCGCAGGGCGAGCTCGGAGACATCGTCTTCATCGAGCTGCCGGCCGCGGGCGACTCGTTCGATCGCATGGACACCTTCGGCACCATCGAGGCGGTGAAGGCCGTGAGCGATCTCTTCTGCCCCGTGAAGGCCGAGGTGGTGGAGGTGAACCCGGCCCTCGACGACGACCCGTCGCTCGTGAACTCCGATCCATACGGAGCGGGGTGGATGATCAAGCTGCGGGTGGCCGACGAGTCGGATCTCGAGGGCCTGATGGACCATGAGGGGTACGCCTCGCACGTCGGCGAGTGA
- a CDS encoding acyl-CoA dehydrogenase, translating into MSDTLNRPALTVLSEDESMFRDAVRDFAEAEVAPLAGPMDAAQEFDRGLLDQLFGMGLMGIEIPEQFGGAGLNFFTSVLVVEELSRIDPSVGVLVDVQNTLVINAINRWASDEQKAAWFPRLAADTVGAYALSEAGSGSDAFALACRAEKDGDDWVLEGQKLWITNAREANLFIVFANVDPSAGYRGITAFMVEGDAEGFSVGKKEDKLGIRASSTCELVLDGVRVGPDAVLGEVGVGYKVAIETLNEGRIGIGAQMVGLAQGALDHTIRYVQEREQFGRAIGSFQGVQFQLAEMATKIEAARLLVYNAARLKDSGDDFLMAAAQAKLYSSEVAQSVASTCIDLYGGYGFTKEYPVEKYYRDAKIGTIYEGTSNMQKQTIAKMLLK; encoded by the coding sequence ATGTCCGATACCCTGAACCGCCCCGCCCTGACCGTCCTCTCCGAAGACGAGTCCATGTTCCGTGACGCCGTCCGCGATTTCGCCGAGGCGGAGGTCGCGCCCCTCGCCGGCCCGATGGACGCCGCCCAGGAGTTCGACCGCGGACTGCTCGACCAGCTCTTCGGCATGGGCCTCATGGGCATCGAGATTCCGGAGCAGTTCGGCGGTGCCGGGCTCAACTTCTTCACCTCGGTGCTGGTGGTGGAGGAGCTGTCGCGGATCGACCCGTCGGTCGGCGTGCTGGTGGACGTGCAGAACACCCTCGTCATCAACGCCATCAATCGCTGGGCCTCCGACGAGCAGAAGGCGGCGTGGTTCCCGCGGCTCGCGGCCGACACCGTCGGGGCCTACGCCCTCTCCGAGGCGGGCAGCGGCTCCGACGCCTTCGCCCTCGCCTGCCGGGCCGAGAAGGACGGCGACGACTGGGTGCTCGAGGGGCAGAAGCTGTGGATCACGAACGCGCGCGAGGCCAATCTCTTCATCGTCTTCGCCAACGTCGATCCGTCGGCCGGCTACCGCGGCATCACCGCCTTCATGGTCGAGGGCGACGCGGAGGGCTTCTCCGTAGGCAAGAAGGAAGACAAGCTGGGCATCCGCGCCTCCTCCACCTGCGAGCTCGTGCTCGACGGGGTGCGGGTGGGTCCGGACGCCGTGCTCGGCGAGGTGGGCGTCGGCTACAAGGTGGCCATCGAGACGCTGAACGAGGGGCGCATCGGAATCGGCGCCCAGATGGTCGGGCTGGCGCAGGGCGCCCTCGACCACACCATCCGCTACGTGCAGGAGCGCGAGCAGTTCGGCCGCGCGATCGGCAGCTTCCAGGGCGTGCAGTTCCAGCTCGCCGAGATGGCCACGAAGATCGAGGCCGCGCGCCTGCTGGTGTACAACGCCGCGCGCCTGAAGGACTCGGGCGACGACTTCCTCATGGCGGCCGCGCAGGCCAAGCTGTACTCCTCCGAGGTGGCCCAGTCGGTGGCCTCCACCTGCATCGATCTCTACGGCGGGTACGGGTTCACCAAGGAGTACCCGGTCGAGAAGTACTACCGCGACGCCAAGATCGGAACGATCTACGAGGGCACGTCGAACATGCAGAAGCAGACCATCGCGAAGATGCTGCTCAAGTAG
- the tatA gene encoding twin-arginine translocase TatA/TatE family subunit, protein MFGLGITELLLILGLIVLVFGARKIPLIARGLGEGIRNFKGEMKHDDRSIEPGSEDVDRRGD, encoded by the coding sequence GTGTTCGGACTCGGCATCACGGAACTGCTCCTGATCCTCGGGCTCATCGTCCTCGTCTTCGGGGCACGGAAGATTCCGCTGATCGCCCGGGGACTCGGCGAGGGCATTCGCAATTTCAAGGGCGAGATGAAGCACGACGATCGCTCCATCGAGCCCGGATCGGAGGACGTTGATCGGCGCGGTGACTGA